In the Gammaproteobacteria bacterium genome, one interval contains:
- a CDS encoding efflux RND transporter periplasmic adaptor subunit — MILVAHRMHVAAGAVAWLLAILVLTVPGAWAESALEHARKHMDPTYTCPMHPHVRSDKPGNCPICGMGLIPMERHVGEAGRVRLSPQQQRVLDVRTVTAREKPLLWRLKTVAEITYDERNLVEVTARVNGEVENYYHFFEGDLVEAGDVLIDLKSPELMRVVQDYAQAMRSQGWVERLGSDMPHINATSTVTLLWRGLGEDDIKRVASSGELMKHFAIRTPVSGLVVEQNVNHGTLVNAGVQGGQFTAIGETIVKVAELSTVWVQAELLGPDLDRVKVGDMARVRVHGRPARMFEAPVSFVYPVVDEGRRTRIARIVLPNEDLAMVPGMYADVIFMLPVPGTPAPPHRDLVGTLDAGDGDETGGGGAPQVDTVLAIPASAVIDDGDGQFVFVKSADDAYTARPVELGAPAGREVPVYGGLHPGEEVVVQGQFFLQAEVALRTSRGGGARGGHDH, encoded by the coding sequence ATGATCCTCGTGGCCCACAGGATGCACGTGGCCGCAGGCGCGGTGGCCTGGCTGCTGGCGATTCTCGTCCTGACGGTGCCCGGGGCCTGGGCGGAGAGCGCCCTGGAGCATGCCCGCAAACACATGGACCCCACCTACACCTGTCCCATGCACCCCCACGTGCGCAGCGACAAGCCCGGCAACTGTCCCATCTGCGGCATGGGCCTTATCCCCATGGAGCGCCACGTGGGCGAGGCGGGACGTGTCAGGCTCTCGCCCCAGCAGCAGCGAGTGCTGGACGTGCGTACCGTGACGGCCCGGGAGAAGCCACTGCTGTGGCGCCTCAAGACGGTGGCGGAGATTACCTACGACGAGCGCAATCTGGTGGAGGTGACCGCCCGGGTCAACGGCGAAGTGGAGAACTACTACCACTTCTTCGAGGGTGACCTGGTGGAGGCGGGGGACGTGCTCATCGACCTCAAGAGCCCCGAACTCATGCGAGTGGTGCAGGACTATGCACAGGCCATGCGGTCCCAGGGCTGGGTGGAGCGCCTGGGCAGCGACATGCCCCACATCAATGCCACCTCCACCGTGACCCTGCTGTGGCGCGGCCTCGGCGAAGACGATATCAAGCGCGTCGCCAGCAGCGGCGAACTCATGAAGCACTTCGCCATCCGCACCCCGGTGAGCGGCCTGGTGGTGGAGCAGAACGTCAACCATGGCACCCTGGTGAACGCCGGGGTGCAAGGCGGTCAGTTCACGGCCATCGGCGAGACCATCGTCAAGGTGGCCGAGCTGTCCACGGTGTGGGTGCAGGCGGAGCTGCTGGGCCCGGACCTGGACCGGGTGAAAGTCGGGGACATGGCCCGCGTGCGCGTCCACGGCCGACCGGCCCGGATGTTCGAGGCCCCGGTGAGTTTCGTCTACCCGGTGGTGGACGAGGGGCGTCGCACCCGCATCGCCCGCATCGTGCTGCCCAACGAGGACCTGGCCATGGTGCCGGGCATGTATGCCGACGTGATCTTCATGCTGCCGGTGCCCGGTACGCCGGCACCACCCCACCGCGACCTGGTGGGGACCCTCGATGCGGGGGACGGCGATGAGACGGGTGGCGGAGGCGCCCCGCAGGTGGACACGGTGCTGGCCATCCCGGCCAGCGCCGTCATCGACGACGGCGATGGCCAGTTCGTGTTCGTGAAGTCGGCGGATGATGCCTATACCGCGCGGCCGGTGGAGTTGGGGGCCCCGGCAGGCCGCGAGGTGCCGGTCTACGGCGGCCTGCATCCGGGCGAGGAGGTGGTGGTGCAGGGGCAGTTCTTCCTCCAGGCCGAGGTGGCCCTGCGCACCAGCCGCGGTGGCGGCGCCCGAGGGGGGCATGACCACTGA
- a CDS encoding CusA/CzcA family heavy metal efflux RND transporter: MNAILEYCARQRVLVILVALVLAGAGYWSVKHTALDAVPDVSDTQVIIYSKWDGQSPRVIEDQITYPLLTTMLHVPGAADVRGYSAFGYSLIYVLFEEGTDIYWARSRVLEYLDQVRGKLPAAADVSLGPDATGVGWVYQYALRSARHDLAELRSLQDWYLRYALEAVPGVSEVASVGGYVRQYQVEVDPARLRAYRIPFDDVVAAVERSNRDEGGRLIEHSGAEYLIRGLGYVTSVADLEQVPVKMGEQGVPVTIGQLGRVHFGTDVRRGIAELNGEGQVAGGIVVMQHGANASRVIRDVKAALGEAKKGLPAGVGVVPVYDRAPLIDASVATLVHALWYESLVVAAIVLLFLWHLRSTLVIILTLPVAILIAFIFTRWMGITMNIMSLGGIAIAIGAMVDAAIVMVENAHKHVERLGRDPDPAEHAAAVMAGMKEVATPIFVSLVVLTLSFLPLLMLTGEEGRLFTPLVWTKTFAMGAAALLSITLIPALMMYFVRGRIFNEQSNPVSTALIGLYRPILEVTLRLRLATVGLFVALGLVTVPVFNGLGKEFMPPLYEGSLMYMPTTLPGVSVSEIGRVMQNQDRELKRIPEVETVFGKAGRADSATDPAPLSMIETVITLKPRDQWRPGLTANELVREMDAAVSIPGLVSGWTMPIRGRIDMLTTGIRTPLGIKVYGSDLEVLDRVAGQMEGVLANLPGSENVYADRTTRGYYVDVTVDRRQAARYGLNVADVQEVLRTAVGGANLGWTVEGRERYPINVRYQADHRDDIDALRREVMVPFGDGDYIPLGVVTDIRVTQAATEVKSENGLLVNYVYIDLAGRDAGSYVAAAEAAISDGVALPEGVYYEWSGSYRNLERAWDTFAYVIPLTLLVILVLYYLVFQSLTKALLVMVAIPFSLIGAVWLLALLDYHLSVAVVVGLLALLGVAAETAVVMIIYLETAVKRRRQEGTLRTRQDLFDAIHEGAVLRLRPKIMTVATIGLSLMPLMLSDGVGADVMRRIAAPMVGGVASSLVLVLLIIPAVYSWIEQRRLGAAPVQPGATHEDP; encoded by the coding sequence ATGAATGCCATCCTCGAATACTGTGCCCGCCAGCGCGTGCTGGTGATCCTGGTGGCCCTGGTGCTGGCGGGCGCGGGCTACTGGTCGGTCAAGCACACGGCCCTGGATGCGGTGCCCGACGTCTCGGACACCCAGGTGATCATCTATTCCAAGTGGGACGGCCAGTCGCCCCGGGTCATCGAGGACCAGATCACCTATCCCCTGCTGACCACCATGCTCCACGTGCCCGGGGCCGCCGATGTTCGGGGCTACTCCGCCTTCGGCTATTCCCTCATCTACGTCCTGTTCGAGGAGGGCACGGATATCTATTGGGCTCGCAGCCGGGTGCTGGAATACCTGGACCAGGTGCGCGGCAAGCTGCCGGCGGCGGCAGACGTCAGCCTGGGGCCGGACGCCACCGGTGTCGGCTGGGTGTATCAGTATGCCCTGCGCTCGGCGCGCCATGACCTGGCGGAACTGCGCAGCCTCCAGGACTGGTATCTGCGCTACGCCCTGGAGGCCGTGCCGGGGGTGTCCGAGGTGGCCTCCGTGGGGGGATACGTGCGCCAGTACCAGGTGGAGGTGGACCCCGCCCGACTACGGGCCTACCGCATCCCCTTCGATGACGTGGTGGCGGCGGTGGAGCGCAGCAACCGCGACGAGGGTGGCCGGCTCATCGAGCACAGCGGCGCCGAATACCTGATCCGCGGTCTCGGCTACGTCACCAGCGTGGCCGACCTGGAGCAGGTGCCGGTGAAGATGGGGGAACAGGGGGTGCCGGTGACCATCGGTCAACTCGGGCGCGTCCACTTCGGCACCGACGTGCGGCGAGGCATCGCGGAACTGAACGGCGAGGGCCAGGTGGCGGGCGGCATCGTGGTGATGCAGCACGGCGCCAACGCCTCCCGGGTCATCCGGGACGTCAAGGCGGCTCTCGGCGAGGCGAAGAAGGGGCTGCCGGCGGGGGTGGGGGTGGTGCCCGTCTACGACCGCGCACCCCTCATCGACGCCAGCGTCGCCACCCTGGTCCATGCCCTGTGGTACGAATCCCTGGTGGTGGCGGCCATCGTGCTGCTGTTCCTGTGGCATCTGCGCAGCACCCTGGTGATCATCCTCACCCTGCCGGTGGCCATCCTCATCGCCTTCATCTTCACCCGCTGGATGGGCATCACCATGAACATCATGTCCCTGGGTGGCATCGCCATCGCCATCGGGGCCATGGTGGACGCCGCCATCGTCATGGTGGAGAACGCCCACAAGCATGTGGAGCGCCTGGGCCGGGACCCGGACCCCGCCGAGCACGCGGCGGCGGTGATGGCCGGCATGAAGGAGGTGGCCACCCCTATCTTCGTCTCCCTGGTGGTGCTCACCCTGTCCTTCCTGCCCCTGCTCATGCTGACGGGGGAGGAGGGCCGCCTGTTCACGCCTCTGGTGTGGACCAAGACCTTCGCCATGGGTGCGGCGGCCCTGCTGTCCATCACCCTCATACCGGCCCTGATGATGTACTTCGTCCGTGGCCGCATCTTCAACGAACAGTCCAACCCCGTCAGCACCGCGCTCATCGGCCTCTACCGGCCCATCCTCGAGGTTACCCTGCGCCTGCGGCTGGCCACGGTGGGCCTCTTCGTGGCCCTCGGGCTGGTGACGGTGCCGGTGTTCAACGGCCTCGGCAAGGAGTTCATGCCGCCACTCTACGAGGGCTCGTTGATGTACATGCCCACCACCCTGCCCGGGGTGTCCGTGAGCGAGATCGGCCGGGTGATGCAGAACCAGGACCGGGAACTCAAGAGGATCCCCGAGGTGGAGACGGTGTTCGGGAAGGCCGGGCGTGCCGATTCCGCCACCGACCCGGCGCCCCTGTCCATGATCGAGACCGTCATCACCCTGAAGCCCCGGGACCAGTGGCGCCCCGGCCTCACGGCGAACGAACTGGTGCGGGAGATGGACGCCGCGGTGAGCATCCCGGGCCTGGTGAGCGGCTGGACCATGCCCATCCGCGGGCGCATTGACATGCTCACCACCGGTATTCGCACGCCCCTGGGCATCAAGGTGTACGGCAGCGACCTGGAGGTGCTGGACCGTGTGGCCGGCCAGATGGAGGGGGTTCTGGCGAACCTGCCCGGCAGCGAGAATGTCTACGCCGACCGCACCACCCGGGGCTACTACGTGGACGTGACCGTAGACCGCCGGCAGGCCGCCCGCTACGGCCTCAACGTGGCGGACGTGCAGGAGGTGCTGCGCACCGCCGTGGGCGGGGCGAATCTGGGCTGGACGGTGGAGGGCAGGGAGCGCTACCCCATCAACGTGCGTTACCAGGCCGACCACCGGGACGATATCGACGCCCTGCGGCGCGAAGTGATGGTGCCCTTCGGCGACGGCGACTACATCCCCCTGGGGGTGGTGACGGACATCCGCGTCACCCAGGCGGCCACCGAGGTTAAGAGCGAGAACGGCCTGCTGGTGAACTACGTCTACATCGACCTCGCCGGCCGGGATGCCGGCAGCTATGTGGCGGCGGCCGAGGCCGCCATCTCGGATGGGGTGGCGCTGCCGGAGGGGGTCTACTACGAATGGAGCGGCAGCTACCGAAACCTGGAACGGGCATGGGACACCTTCGCCTACGTCATCCCCCTCACCCTGCTGGTGATCCTGGTGCTCTATTATCTGGTGTTCCAGAGCCTGACCAAGGCCCTGCTGGTGATGGTGGCCATTCCCTTCTCCCTCATCGGCGCCGTGTGGCTGCTGGCCCTGCTGGATTATCACCTGAGCGTGGCGGTGGTGGTGGGCTTGCTGGCCCTCCTGGGAGTGGCGGCGGAGACCGCGGTGGTGATGATCATCTACCTCGAGACGGCGGTGAAACGGCGCCGGCAGGAGGGCACGCTGAGGACCAGGCAGGACCTGTTCGACGCCATCCACGAAGGGGCGGTGCTGCGCCTGCGGCCCAAGATCATGACCGTGGCCACCATCGGCCTGTCCCTCATGCCCCTCATGCTGTCCGATGGGGTGGGAGCCGACGTGATGCGGCGCATCGCCGCCCCCATGGTGGGGGGCGTGGCCAGTTCCCTGGTGCTGGTGCTGCTGATCATCCCGGCGGTATACAGCTGGATCGAACAGAGGCGTCTGGGCGCGGCCCCGGTGCAGCCAGGAGCGACCCATGAAGATCCCTGA
- a CDS encoding efflux RND transporter permease subunit, protein MVNAIIRWSLNNRVTVMVAALVVTGLALFAASRMALDVFPEFAPTQVVIQTEAPGFSPEDVEQLVTVPIESLVLGAPGIDAVRSESSIGLSRVIVVFQWGTDIYDARQIVGQRLALIQDRLPPGVQAPEAMPATSAISWLQKFALIDGRPDFRGLELRTLADWVFRYRLLAQEGVASVVSQGGDVKQYQVLVDPLKLNQFDVALTDVVAAAAGASDIRPGAFIYPGGQQELTVRGDAQVDDTTDIAQVPVTLRDGTPITVGDVAKVKVGPAIKRGDARFNGRPAVVGTVSKLYGADTVRTTEGVEETLANLRQALPEGARLVPDTFSQASFIHAAIGNMSDAMMQAAAVVATVLLLFLFRWTPTIISFIAIPLSLLAAIVVLWLFGVGLNALVLGGLVIAIGEVVDDAVIDVENVYRRLRENILAGQPLAQFKVVMAASIEIRSAVVYATLIIVVVFLPVFFLQGIEGRIFAPLAGAYIAAIVSSLVVAVTVTPVLCYLLLCCKANRIALDPSPVLVWLERHYRPLLGKALARPRVVFMGAGGLLVLALVVLPFLGRSFLPAFHEGNIVIAVTHLPGTSLKENVRTGDYIQAMLRERHPQIRTVVQRAGRSRLDEDAMPVNFSEFDITLKPGHENSPEFMAALREDLASVPGITVNVGQFIAHRMYELLSGVRSQLAVKIYGSDLDTLLELAREVRGRIDGVAGVVDLQTEQRVTVPGIDIRVDRAAAARHGLKPADISRYVENAINGVVVGQVLEEGGRSFDILVRMDEYSRDHVADLEDLPLRTPDGARVRLADVAAVVQVQQPFFVEREGGNRRATVAWNVEGRDLDGVATDVQRALADLDMPTGYTWQLGGEYEGQQRSSRTLLLFGGLAVMLVFALLVQVFRSLPLALMVFSNLPLALIGGVLVLALARVDLNVSSMVGFIALFGIATRNGILLVSRYQRMLREHPDMAMDRIVTDGAVERMAPILMTAGTAALAVLPLLFGSPVGKEMEQPLAWVLLGGLTTSTLLNLVVVPAWFHLMGQRDRDALKSEDRLLEEAYQP, encoded by the coding sequence ATGGTTAACGCGATCATCCGCTGGTCCCTGAACAACCGTGTCACGGTCATGGTGGCCGCCCTGGTGGTGACGGGACTGGCGCTGTTTGCGGCCAGTCGCATGGCCCTGGACGTGTTCCCGGAGTTCGCCCCCACCCAGGTGGTGATCCAGACCGAGGCCCCCGGCTTCTCCCCCGAGGACGTGGAGCAGCTGGTGACGGTGCCCATCGAGAGCCTGGTGCTGGGTGCCCCCGGCATCGATGCCGTGCGCTCCGAATCCTCCATCGGCCTGTCCCGCGTCATCGTGGTGTTTCAGTGGGGCACCGACATCTACGACGCCCGCCAGATCGTGGGCCAGCGCCTCGCCCTCATCCAGGACCGCCTGCCGCCGGGGGTCCAGGCCCCCGAGGCCATGCCCGCCACCTCGGCCATCTCCTGGCTCCAGAAGTTCGCCCTCATCGACGGCCGGCCTGACTTCCGCGGCCTCGAACTGCGCACCTTGGCGGACTGGGTGTTCCGCTATCGCCTGCTGGCCCAGGAGGGGGTGGCCTCGGTGGTGAGCCAGGGCGGCGACGTGAAGCAGTATCAGGTGCTGGTGGATCCCCTGAAGCTGAACCAGTTCGACGTCGCACTGACGGATGTGGTGGCGGCGGCCGCCGGTGCCAGCGACATCCGGCCCGGCGCCTTCATCTATCCGGGGGGCCAGCAGGAACTCACGGTGCGCGGCGACGCCCAGGTGGATGACACCACGGACATCGCCCAGGTCCCCGTGACCCTGCGGGACGGCACCCCCATCACCGTGGGGGACGTGGCCAAGGTGAAGGTGGGTCCCGCCATCAAGCGCGGCGATGCCCGTTTCAATGGCCGGCCGGCGGTGGTGGGCACGGTGTCCAAGCTCTACGGCGCCGATACCGTGCGTACCACCGAGGGCGTGGAAGAGACTCTCGCCAACCTGCGCCAGGCGTTGCCGGAGGGGGCGCGGCTGGTGCCCGACACCTTCAGCCAGGCCAGCTTCATCCATGCCGCCATCGGCAACATGAGCGATGCCATGATGCAGGCGGCGGCGGTGGTGGCCACGGTGCTGCTGCTGTTCCTGTTCCGCTGGACCCCCACCATCATCAGCTTCATCGCCATCCCGTTGTCCCTGCTCGCCGCCATCGTGGTGCTGTGGCTGTTCGGCGTGGGGCTCAACGCCCTGGTGCTGGGGGGGCTGGTGATCGCCATCGGCGAGGTGGTGGACGACGCCGTCATCGACGTGGAGAACGTCTACCGCCGGCTGCGGGAGAATATCCTCGCCGGCCAGCCCCTGGCCCAGTTCAAAGTGGTGATGGCCGCGTCCATCGAGATCCGCTCGGCCGTGGTCTACGCCACCCTCATCATCGTGGTGGTGTTCCTGCCGGTGTTCTTCCTCCAGGGTATCGAGGGGCGCATATTCGCCCCCCTGGCCGGGGCCTACATCGCCGCCATCGTCTCCTCCCTGGTGGTGGCGGTGACCGTGACGCCGGTGCTGTGCTATCTGCTGCTGTGCTGCAAGGCCAATCGCATCGCCCTGGATCCGAGCCCCGTACTGGTGTGGCTGGAGCGCCATTACCGGCCGCTGCTCGGGAAGGCCCTCGCCCGGCCCCGTGTCGTATTCATGGGGGCCGGCGGGTTGCTGGTCCTGGCCCTGGTGGTGCTGCCCTTCCTCGGGCGCTCCTTCCTGCCGGCCTTCCACGAGGGCAACATCGTCATCGCCGTGACCCACCTGCCGGGCACCTCCCTGAAGGAGAACGTGCGCACCGGCGACTACATCCAGGCCATGCTGCGGGAACGCCACCCGCAGATCCGCACCGTGGTGCAACGGGCCGGCCGCTCGCGCCTGGACGAGGACGCCATGCCGGTGAACTTCAGCGAGTTCGACATCACCCTGAAACCGGGTCACGAGAACAGTCCCGAGTTCATGGCCGCCCTGCGGGAGGACCTCGCCTCGGTGCCCGGCATCACGGTGAACGTGGGTCAGTTCATCGCCCACCGCATGTACGAACTGCTCTCGGGCGTACGCTCCCAGCTTGCGGTCAAGATCTACGGCAGCGATCTGGACACCCTGCTGGAACTGGCCCGGGAGGTGCGGGGGCGCATCGATGGGGTGGCGGGGGTGGTGGATCTGCAGACGGAGCAGCGGGTGACCGTGCCCGGCATCGACATCCGCGTGGATCGCGCCGCCGCCGCCCGCCACGGCCTCAAGCCGGCGGACATCTCACGCTACGTGGAGAACGCCATCAACGGCGTGGTGGTAGGCCAGGTACTGGAGGAGGGTGGGCGCAGCTTCGATATCCTGGTGCGCATGGACGAGTACAGCCGTGACCACGTGGCGGATCTCGAGGACCTGCCCCTGCGCACCCCCGATGGTGCCCGGGTGCGGCTGGCGGACGTTGCGGCGGTGGTCCAGGTGCAGCAACCCTTCTTCGTGGAGCGTGAGGGCGGCAACCGCCGGGCCACCGTGGCCTGGAATGTGGAGGGCCGGGACCTCGATGGCGTGGCCACGGACGTCCAGCGGGCCCTCGCCGATCTCGACATGCCCACGGGCTACACCTGGCAGCTGGGCGGGGAATACGAGGGCCAACAGCGCTCCTCCCGCACCCTGCTGCTGTTCGGTGGGCTCGCGGTGATGCTGGTGTTCGCCCTGCTGGTGCAGGTGTTCCGCAGCCTGCCCCTGGCCCTCATGGTGTTCAGCAACCTGCCCCTCGCCCTCATCGGCGGGGTGCTGGTCCTGGCGCTGGCGCGGGTGGACCTGAACGTTTCCTCCATGGTGGGCTTCATCGCCCTGTTCGGTATCGCCACCCGTAACGGTATCCTGTTGGTATCGCGCTACCAGCGCATGCTGAGAGAACACCCCGACATGGCCATGGACAGGATAGTCACCGACGGCGCCGTGGAACGCATGGCGCCCATCCTCATGACCGCCGGCACCGCGGCCCTGGCGGTGCTGCCCCTGCTGTTCGGCTCCCCCGTCGGCAAGGAGATGGAGCAGCCCCTGGCCTGGGTGTTGCTGGGCGGGCTGACCACATCCACACTGCTCAACCTGGTGGTGGTGCCCGCCTGGTTCCACCTCATGGGGCAGCGTGACCGGGACGCCCTGAAGAGTGAGGATCGCCTGCTGGAGGAGGCCTACCAGCCATGA
- a CDS encoding efflux RND transporter periplasmic adaptor subunit: protein MKIPDVRRNLGLLLAIGLLLVTAGAGAEPGRYPAEVVVDPRAIHTVTLRTNARIVDMEDLNPGRRVAAGDTLFTFESAELRTLQKSYLTTHRNLGDIGDITPRVKENVTQNKLALLWRGMSEEDIERIEETAEPLDAVPVKAPVDGVITRVDIRVGQVVNAGVQSGQFAAVGVPVLRIADDRRMLVEARVPPADAVHFRAGMPLVIETRAGRLDGQVEQVLPLADAGVPRQRVVVRPVDRAGLHPGMRVLVRLPGDTPSRPLPASTREDDHAGHHH from the coding sequence ATGAAGATCCCTGATGTTCGACGCAACCTGGGCCTGCTGTTGGCGATCGGGCTGCTGCTCGTCACTGCCGGCGCCGGCGCCGAGCCGGGCCGATACCCCGCCGAGGTGGTGGTGGACCCGCGGGCCATCCACACCGTCACCCTGCGCACCAACGCCCGCATCGTGGACATGGAGGACCTCAATCCCGGGCGCCGGGTGGCGGCGGGGGACACCCTGTTCACCTTCGAGAGTGCCGAACTGCGCACCCTGCAGAAGAGCTATCTCACCACCCATCGCAACCTGGGGGATATCGGCGATATCACGCCGCGGGTGAAGGAGAACGTCACCCAGAACAAGCTGGCCCTGTTGTGGCGGGGCATGAGCGAAGAGGATATCGAACGCATCGAGGAGACCGCCGAGCCCCTGGATGCGGTACCCGTGAAGGCCCCGGTCGACGGCGTCATCACCCGCGTGGACATCCGCGTCGGCCAGGTGGTGAACGCGGGGGTGCAGAGTGGCCAGTTCGCCGCCGTGGGGGTGCCGGTGCTGCGCATCGCCGATGATCGGCGGATGCTCGTGGAGGCCCGGGTGCCCCCCGCCGACGCCGTGCATTTTCGCGCCGGCATGCCCCTCGTCATAGAAACCCGGGCGGGGAGGCTGGATGGCCAGGTGGAACAGGTGCTGCCCCTGGCGGACGCCGGCGTGCCCCGCCAGCGGGTGGTGGTGCGGCCGGTGGACCGAGCCGGCCTGCATCCCGGCATGCGCGTGCTGGTGCGCCTGCCGGGGGATACCCCCTCCCGGCCGCTGCCCGCGTCCACCCGGGAGGATGACCATGCCGGACACCACCACTGA
- a CDS encoding efflux RND transporter periplasmic adaptor subunit, producing the protein MPDTTTDGDTPMPRIHQAMKKFIHHSIVPQLAAVVALLVAGAAHGHGELSAFGSEGGEGRRTIHVGLPQAMAGHPGLITTEQAIAQDRITTLRTDGRVAARPDREQEVTINTGGAVREVFIRRGQRVAEGEPMVRVFSPDFMLTQRGYLAMMEDEVRLEQIRTLGNLPDYLEDARENLLWWGMTEGEVEALVEDGTVKETLTATTPISGIVTAVLVEPGALINAGDRGMSTFVITGAPVARVVLDDGLWAEGRVAPERLHEITVGQKVRMRVGRTIRWYGGEVVLVDPMVDPDDGRGRFYVTLDHFPPAYGLGAPLEMLVETPEADGVWVPGEAVITVDGAHYVYVQKDVDIYERRYVDLGARDQGWVQVREGVAAGEAVVTGGSQLLEGKRLLGGGPGGPGGGDDHH; encoded by the coding sequence ATGCCGGACACCACCACTGACGGCGACACGCCTATGCCCCGTATCCATCAGGCCATGAAGAAATTCATCCATCATTCCATCGTCCCCCAACTGGCGGCCGTCGTCGCACTGTTGGTCGCCGGTGCCGCCCACGGCCACGGCGAACTCAGTGCCTTCGGCAGCGAGGGAGGCGAGGGCCGCCGCACCATCCACGTGGGCCTGCCCCAGGCCATGGCAGGCCACCCCGGTCTCATCACCACCGAGCAGGCCATCGCCCAGGATCGTATCACCACCCTGCGCACCGACGGCCGGGTGGCGGCGCGCCCCGATCGTGAACAGGAGGTGACCATCAACACCGGCGGCGCCGTGCGCGAGGTGTTCATCCGCCGCGGCCAGCGGGTGGCGGAAGGAGAGCCCATGGTGAGGGTCTTCAGCCCCGACTTCATGCTCACCCAGCGGGGCTATCTGGCCATGATGGAGGATGAAGTGCGCCTGGAGCAGATCCGCACCTTGGGCAATCTGCCGGACTACCTGGAGGACGCGCGGGAGAACCTGCTGTGGTGGGGCATGACGGAAGGCGAGGTGGAGGCCCTGGTGGAGGATGGCACGGTGAAGGAGACCCTCACGGCCACGACTCCCATCTCGGGCATCGTCACGGCGGTGCTGGTGGAGCCCGGTGCCCTCATCAATGCCGGCGATCGCGGCATGAGCACCTTCGTCATCACCGGCGCGCCGGTGGCCCGGGTGGTGCTCGATGACGGCCTGTGGGCCGAGGGACGGGTCGCCCCCGAACGCCTCCATGAGATCACCGTGGGCCAGAAGGTCCGCATGCGGGTGGGCAGGACCATCAGGTGGTACGGCGGCGAGGTGGTGCTGGTGGACCCCATGGTGGACCCCGACGATGGGCGGGGCCGGTTCTATGTCACATTGGACCACTTCCCTCCCGCCTACGGCCTCGGCGCCCCCCTGGAGATGCTGGTGGAGACCCCGGAGGCGGATGGGGTGTGGGTGCCGGGCGAGGCCGTCATCACCGTGGACGGTGCCCACTACGTCTACGTCCAGAAGGATGTCGATATATACGAACGCCGCTACGTGGACCTGGGGGCCCGGGACCAGGGCTGGGTGCAGGTGAGGGAGGGTGTGGCGGCCGGTGAGGCCGTGGTCACCGGGGGCTCCCAGTTGCTGGAAGGCAAGCGCCTCCTTGGGGGCGGCCCGGGCGGCCCGGGCGGTGGGGACGATCATCACTGA